The following are from one region of the Hydrogenophaga sp. BPS33 genome:
- a CDS encoding HlyD family type I secretion periplasmic adaptor subunit: protein MNTIALRIRLQALSDLLRRYRHAWRQAWRARADHRTPPRQGYEVAFMPAALSLQDAPVSPAPRVAMWLLIGFLLLTLLWAVFGRIDVVATAQGKIVPSDRTKTVQSFETASIQAIHVTDGQHVKAGDLLIELDATTAQADTDRLQGERGAAELQVARGQALLAALGTGGREPVMQRPAGVDGARHLEAQRLLSGQYAEFAARLSRIVADTARREAELRSTQEIVRKLEQTVPMAQQRARDYQNLMAQNFVSRHGFMEHEQHRIEQEADLAAQRSRLREIEASLGEVRGQRQALIAETRRGTLDSITEGQQQLDALAQEWKKADVRGRLMRITAPVDGTVQQLAVHTQGGVVTAAQPLMLIVPSDDPLEVEAFFENKDIGFVRAGQRAEVKVETFPFTKYGTIDAAVSTVSHDAINDERRGLIYVSRVRMAKAHLRVEGTDVGLSPGMAVTVEVKTGRRRVIEYFLAPLMQHTSESLRER, encoded by the coding sequence ATGAACACCATTGCACTGCGCATCCGCCTGCAAGCCCTGTCTGATCTGCTGCGGCGCTACCGCCACGCCTGGCGCCAGGCTTGGCGCGCGCGCGCCGACCACCGCACCCCACCGCGCCAGGGGTATGAAGTGGCCTTCATGCCCGCGGCCCTGTCGCTGCAGGACGCGCCCGTCTCGCCCGCACCGCGCGTGGCCATGTGGCTGCTCATCGGCTTCCTGTTGCTGACCCTGTTGTGGGCCGTCTTCGGTCGCATCGACGTGGTGGCCACGGCGCAAGGCAAGATCGTGCCCAGCGACCGCACCAAGACCGTCCAGTCCTTCGAGACCGCGTCCATCCAGGCCATTCACGTCACCGATGGCCAACACGTCAAGGCCGGTGACCTGCTGATCGAACTCGACGCCACCACCGCGCAAGCCGACACCGACAGGCTCCAAGGCGAACGCGGCGCGGCCGAACTGCAAGTGGCGCGTGGACAGGCCCTGTTGGCTGCGCTGGGTACCGGCGGACGCGAGCCTGTGATGCAACGCCCGGCGGGCGTGGACGGTGCACGCCACCTCGAAGCGCAGCGTCTGCTGTCCGGTCAGTACGCCGAGTTCGCCGCACGCCTGAGCCGCATCGTGGCCGACACCGCGCGGCGCGAAGCCGAGCTGCGCTCCACCCAGGAAATCGTGCGCAAGCTGGAGCAGACCGTGCCCATGGCGCAGCAACGCGCACGGGATTACCAGAACCTGATGGCGCAGAACTTCGTGTCGCGCCACGGCTTCATGGAACACGAGCAACACCGCATCGAACAAGAGGCCGATCTGGCGGCGCAACGCAGCCGCCTGCGCGAAATCGAGGCGTCGCTGGGCGAAGTGCGCGGGCAGCGCCAGGCCTTGATCGCCGAAACCCGGCGCGGCACGCTTGACAGCATCACCGAAGGCCAGCAACAGCTCGATGCGCTCGCGCAGGAATGGAAGAAAGCCGATGTGCGCGGGCGCCTCATGCGCATCACCGCGCCGGTGGACGGCACCGTGCAGCAACTCGCGGTGCACACGCAAGGCGGCGTGGTGACCGCTGCCCAGCCCTTGATGTTGATCGTGCCCAGCGACGATCCGCTCGAAGTGGAAGCCTTCTTCGAGAACAAGGACATCGGCTTCGTGCGCGCCGGGCAGCGCGCCGAAGTGAAGGTGGAGACCTTCCCGTTCACCAAATACGGAACGATCGATGCGGCGGTATCGACCGTGTCGCACGACGCGATCAACGACGAGAGGCGCGGCCTCATCTACGTCAGCCGCGTGCGCATGGCCAAGGCGCACCTGCGGGTCGAGGGTACCGACGTCGGCCTGAGCCCGGGTATGGCCGTGACCGTGGAAGTGAAGACCGGACGGCGGCGCGTGATCGAGTATTTCTTGGCGCCGTTGATGCAGCACACGAGCGAGAGTTTGCGTGAGCGGTGA
- a CDS encoding type I secretion system permease/ATPase, with protein sequence MTLAGPHALRLGVEAPLSPSPKATPSPDAGLCCLLTIAQFHGVAADGPQIAHEFAHEGGLQVQGILLAARKLSLHARRVSVDPGRLGQVPRPAILVGHDAQGQPDFHVLLDVTDNGAIVYAPSLQKPDFLSLDELAARWPDREAILFTSRSTLAGEMARFDFTWFIPAVVKYRKLLLEVLAVSLVLQVFALITPLFFQVVMDKVLVHRGTTTLDVIAVAFAVVVLFEVTLTALRSYVFAHTTSRIDVELGARLFQHLLALPLGYFHARRVGDSVARVRELENVRSFLTGSALTVVLDLLFSVVFLAVMAYYSVWLALIVVLSLPCYAILTAVTTPVLRARLNEKFSRGAENQAFLVETISHIDTVKSMAVEPKWTTRWDNQLAGYVSASFRTATIGTLANGGVTLISKLVTVATLYFGAKLVIEGQLSGGQLIAFNMLAGQVAQPVMRLAQLWTDFQQTGLSVQRLGDILNSPAEAADAKCTLPPIQGRITLDSVVFRYRADGPEVLKNLSLDIAPGEVVGVVGRSGSGKSTLTRLVQRMHLPERGRVLVDGMDLSLVNASSLRRQLGVVLQDNVLFARSIRDNIALAEPGAPLAQVMDAARMAGAHDFITELPEGYDTLVGEHGSTLSGGQRQRIAIARALLGDPRILIFDEATSALDYESERIVQNNMKEIVQGRTVIIVAHRLSAVREANRIVVMDRGQIVEMGTHAELLRKPSGAYAALHRLQQA encoded by the coding sequence ATGACCCTGGCAGGGCCGCACGCCTTGCGCCTAGGGGTGGAGGCGCCGCTGAGCCCTTCGCCAAAAGCAACCCCCTCCCCGGACGCTGGCCTGTGCTGCCTGCTGACGATCGCGCAGTTCCACGGCGTGGCCGCCGATGGTCCTCAGATCGCCCATGAATTCGCCCATGAGGGCGGTTTGCAAGTGCAGGGCATCCTGCTCGCGGCCCGCAAACTGTCGTTGCACGCCCGTCGCGTCAGCGTCGATCCCGGGCGCCTGGGCCAAGTCCCCAGGCCCGCCATCCTGGTGGGTCACGACGCGCAAGGCCAGCCCGACTTCCATGTGCTGCTGGACGTGACCGACAACGGTGCGATCGTGTACGCCCCGTCCCTGCAAAAGCCCGACTTCCTTTCGCTGGACGAACTGGCCGCGCGATGGCCCGACCGCGAAGCGATCCTCTTCACCTCCCGGTCCACCCTGGCCGGTGAGATGGCGCGGTTCGACTTCACCTGGTTCATTCCGGCGGTCGTGAAGTACCGCAAGCTGCTGCTGGAGGTGCTGGCGGTCAGCCTCGTGCTGCAGGTCTTCGCGCTCATCACGCCGCTGTTCTTCCAGGTGGTGATGGACAAGGTGCTGGTGCACCGGGGCACCACCACCCTGGACGTGATCGCGGTCGCCTTCGCGGTGGTCGTCCTGTTCGAGGTCACCCTCACGGCGCTGCGCAGCTATGTCTTCGCCCACACCACCAGCCGCATCGACGTGGAGCTCGGCGCCCGCCTGTTCCAGCACCTGCTCGCGCTGCCACTGGGCTACTTCCATGCGCGGCGCGTGGGCGATTCGGTGGCGCGGGTGCGCGAACTGGAGAACGTGCGTTCCTTCCTCACGGGCAGCGCACTCACCGTGGTGCTCGACTTGCTGTTCTCCGTGGTGTTCCTCGCGGTCATGGCGTATTACAGCGTCTGGCTTGCCTTGATCGTGGTGCTGTCGCTGCCGTGTTACGCCATCCTCACGGCGGTCACCACGCCGGTGCTGCGCGCGCGCCTGAACGAGAAGTTCAGCCGTGGCGCGGAGAACCAGGCCTTCCTGGTCGAAACCATCAGCCACATCGACACCGTCAAGAGCATGGCCGTGGAGCCAAAGTGGACGACGCGCTGGGACAACCAACTGGCAGGCTATGTGTCGGCGAGCTTTCGCACCGCCACCATCGGCACCCTGGCCAACGGCGGCGTCACCCTCATCTCCAAGCTGGTGACCGTGGCCACGCTGTATTTCGGTGCCAAGCTGGTCATCGAAGGCCAGCTCAGCGGGGGCCAGTTGATCGCCTTCAACATGCTGGCCGGGCAGGTGGCCCAACCCGTGATGCGTCTGGCGCAGTTGTGGACCGACTTTCAGCAAACCGGCCTGTCGGTGCAACGCCTGGGCGACATTCTCAACAGCCCAGCCGAAGCGGCCGACGCCAAATGCACCTTGCCGCCGATCCAAGGCCGTATCACGCTCGACAGCGTGGTCTTCCGCTACCGCGCCGACGGCCCCGAAGTGCTGAAAAATCTTTCGCTCGACATCGCCCCTGGCGAAGTGGTGGGCGTGGTGGGCCGCTCCGGCTCGGGCAAGAGCACGCTCACACGCCTGGTGCAACGCATGCACCTGCCCGAGCGCGGACGCGTGCTGGTCGACGGCATGGACCTCTCGCTCGTCAACGCCAGCTCGCTGCGCCGCCAACTCGGCGTCGTGCTGCAGGACAACGTGCTGTTCGCCCGCAGCATCCGCGACAACATTGCCCTGGCCGAACCCGGCGCGCCGCTGGCGCAGGTGATGGACGCCGCGCGCATGGCCGGCGCGCACGACTTCATCACCGAGCTGCCCGAGGGCTACGACACGCTGGTGGGTGAGCACGGCTCCACGCTGTCGGGTGGGCAGCGCCAGCGCATCGCCATTGCGCGCGCGCTGCTCGGCGACCCGCGCATCCTCATCTTCGACGAAGCCACCAGCGCGCTCGACTACGAGAGCGAACGGATCGTTCAGAACAACATGAAAGAGATCGTGCAGGGGCGCACCGTGATCATCGTTGCGCACCGCCTGAGCGCCGTGCGCGAGGCGAACCGCATCGTGGTCATGGACCGAGGCCAGATCGTGGAGATGGGCACGCACGCCGAGCTGCTGCGCAAGCCTTCGGGCGCGTATGCCGCGTTGCACCGTTTGCAGCAGGCATGA
- the queC gene encoding 7-cyano-7-deazaguanine synthase QueC → MTHAPLSSPHHTSALVLFSGGQDSTTCLAHALSRYPRVETIGFDYGQRHHVEMDARLNVLRELRQRFPAWSPRLGEDHVLDLGVLGKVSETSLTRDMAFRMEESGLPNTFVPGRNLLFLTLAAALAYRRGIQVIVTGVCETDYSGYPDCRDDTMKALQVALSLGMDHRFLIDTPLMWIDKAATWRLAHELGENALLVGGGNALVDLIVEHTHTCYLGDRRHRQPWGYGCGGCPACELRAKGWAAYASPSN, encoded by the coding sequence ATGACCCACGCGCCGCTCTCCAGCCCCCACCACACCAGCGCCCTCGTGCTGTTCTCGGGTGGACAAGACTCCACCACCTGCCTGGCCCACGCCCTCTCGCGCTACCCGCGCGTGGAAACCATCGGCTTCGACTACGGCCAGCGCCACCACGTGGAAATGGACGCCCGGCTCAACGTGCTGCGCGAACTGCGCCAGCGTTTCCCCGCCTGGTCGCCACGCCTGGGCGAAGACCATGTGCTCGACCTCGGCGTGCTGGGCAAGGTCAGCGAAACCTCGCTCACGCGCGACATGGCTTTTCGCATGGAGGAGAGCGGCCTGCCCAACACCTTCGTGCCCGGGCGCAACCTGCTCTTCCTCACGTTGGCCGCGGCCCTGGCCTACCGGCGCGGCATCCAGGTCATCGTGACCGGCGTGTGCGAAACCGACTACTCCGGCTACCCCGATTGCCGCGACGACACCATGAAAGCGCTGCAGGTCGCGCTCTCGCTCGGCATGGACCACCGCTTCCTCATCGACACCCCCTTGATGTGGATCGACAAGGCCGCCACTTGGCGCCTGGCCCACGAACTGGGCGAAAACGCGCTGCTCGTGGGCGGCGGCAACGCGCTGGTGGACCTGATCGTCGAACACACCCACACCTGTTACCTCGGTGACCGCCGCCACCGCCAACCCTGGGGCTACGGCTGTGGCGGTTGCCCGGCCTGCGAGCTGCGCGCCAAAGGCTGGGCGGCTTACGCGTCACCGTCGAATTGA
- a CDS encoding HDOD domain-containing protein has translation MTNRNTVLDSIALGYEPVWNRARELAAVRLGARAVHPESIDAAHLMQALGDDWPESAPVLILSIDSPRLLQQALDCAPVHNTWLEVPGGLFETPETAGRLKAAARRGHKLLRRTELAAVRGENFALTDMRNLLRLGAESAPPGLVGQLVEGVATQILARQCLDDAGAWGVLGWPDGDVLHSHRHQPMNYDAAVIQQILMAIGDEDCSIEHLERLVRQDPVLVYRILLLVNSAAFGGRHEIGSLRHALMMLGFRELGRWLAEQLPHSEPDRDLHPVRYAMVMRSRLAQHLLATGAEDNLRGEVYTTSVLSQLDRLLHQPLNDLLMRLPLSGRVFDAVLRQDGPYFPLLDVARAQGEPGQLHRLPAVCHRHDISLEDANRALIRMLATSRHHAGRRSERLT, from the coding sequence ATGACCAACCGAAACACCGTTCTCGACAGCATCGCGCTCGGCTACGAGCCGGTGTGGAACCGCGCGCGCGAACTCGCCGCGGTGCGCCTGGGCGCGCGCGCCGTGCACCCCGAATCCATCGACGCCGCCCACCTCATGCAGGCGCTGGGCGACGACTGGCCCGAGAGCGCGCCCGTGCTCATCCTGTCCATAGACAGCCCGCGCCTGTTGCAGCAAGCGCTCGATTGCGCGCCGGTGCACAACACCTGGCTGGAAGTGCCGGGCGGCTTGTTCGAAACCCCCGAGACCGCGGGTCGGCTGAAGGCCGCCGCGCGGCGCGGGCACAAGCTCTTGCGCCGCACCGAGCTGGCCGCCGTGCGCGGCGAGAACTTCGCCTTGACCGACATGCGCAACCTGTTGCGCCTGGGCGCCGAGTCCGCGCCACCCGGTCTGGTGGGCCAGCTCGTCGAAGGCGTGGCCACGCAAATCCTGGCGCGCCAATGCCTGGACGACGCCGGCGCCTGGGGCGTGCTGGGCTGGCCCGATGGCGACGTGCTGCACAGCCACCGCCACCAGCCGATGAACTACGACGCCGCCGTGATCCAGCAGATCCTGATGGCGATCGGCGACGAAGACTGCTCCATCGAACACCTCGAGCGCCTGGTGCGGCAAGACCCGGTGCTGGTCTACCGCATCCTGCTGCTCGTCAACTCCGCTGCCTTTGGTGGCCGCCACGAAATCGGTTCGCTGCGGCACGCGCTGATGATGCTGGGCTTTCGCGAACTCGGCCGCTGGCTCGCCGAGCAGTTGCCGCACAGCGAGCCCGACCGCGACCTGCACCCCGTGCGCTACGCCATGGTGATGCGCTCGCGCCTGGCGCAACACCTGCTGGCCACCGGTGCGGAAGACAACCTGCGCGGCGAGGTCTACACCACGTCCGTGCTGTCGCAGCTCGACCGCTTGCTGCACCAGCCGCTCAACGACCTGTTGATGCGCCTGCCCCTCTCCGGCCGCGTGTTCGATGCCGTGCTGCGCCAGGACGGGCCTTACTTTCCCTTGCTCGACGTGGCGCGCGCGCAGGGCGAGCCGGGGCAACTGCACCGCCTGCCGGCCGTTTGCCATCGGCACGACATCAGCCTGGAAGACGCCAACCGCGCGCTCATCCGCATGCTGGCCACGAGCCGGCACCACGCGGGCCGACGCTCCGAACGTTTGACATAG
- the flgL gene encoding flagellar hook-associated protein FlgL, protein MRVSTANSYDNTIALLTRRQAELAAQQERVTTGMRVRKASDDPVAATLAETAANRLARTQSDLRALEASRASLQQAESGLAESGELIQKVRDLLVTAGNATFTDAEREDVAKQLEGLREQLIAVANRTDNSGRTLYGGLGGSSVPFADLYGPSGNGVQFDGQRGQAAAGNNALPSALDGDAIWMRVPQGNGSFTVGLPNSNTGGVSTDMGKVTDGALVTGDNYDITFAEVGGVMQYTVTNTTTGTPVPGHTGQPYVANKSIEFDGMSLEMRGMPTAGDVVELRPVTTTTDIFSVVQGAIDALRYTGANQSAHQAQAMARAITEVDAGHDRVLAARGRAGEWLNRADSLNTQMEDRSVALKAEKAGLEELDMIQGLSDLESQRIGFEAAIKSYAQVQRLSLFSAIG, encoded by the coding sequence ATGCGAGTCTCTACCGCCAACAGCTACGACAACACCATCGCCCTGCTCACCCGGCGCCAGGCCGAACTGGCCGCGCAGCAAGAGCGTGTGACCACCGGCATGCGCGTGCGCAAGGCGAGCGACGACCCGGTGGCGGCCACGCTCGCGGAGACTGCCGCCAACCGCCTTGCGCGCACCCAGTCCGACTTGCGGGCGCTGGAGGCTTCGCGCGCCAGCCTGCAGCAGGCCGAAAGCGGTCTGGCCGAGTCGGGCGAACTCATCCAAAAGGTGCGCGACCTGCTCGTCACCGCCGGCAATGCCACCTTCACCGACGCCGAGCGCGAAGACGTGGCCAAACAACTGGAAGGCTTGCGCGAGCAACTCATTGCCGTGGCCAACCGCACCGACAATTCGGGTCGCACGCTGTACGGCGGGCTGGGCGGTTCTTCCGTGCCCTTCGCCGACCTGTACGGCCCCAGCGGCAATGGCGTGCAGTTCGACGGCCAGCGCGGACAGGCCGCGGCCGGCAACAACGCCTTGCCCTCCGCGCTCGATGGCGACGCCATCTGGATGCGCGTGCCCCAGGGCAACGGCAGCTTCACCGTGGGCCTGCCCAACAGCAACACCGGTGGCGTCAGCACCGACATGGGCAAGGTCACCGATGGCGCGCTGGTCACCGGCGACAACTACGACATCACCTTCGCCGAGGTCGGTGGCGTGATGCAGTACACCGTGACCAACACCACCACCGGCACGCCCGTGCCCGGCCACACCGGCCAGCCCTACGTGGCCAACAAGAGCATCGAGTTCGACGGCATGTCGCTGGAAATGCGGGGCATGCCCACCGCCGGCGACGTGGTCGAACTGCGTCCGGTGACCACCACGACCGACATCTTCTCGGTGGTGCAAGGCGCGATCGACGCGCTGCGCTACACCGGTGCCAACCAGAGCGCGCACCAGGCCCAGGCCATGGCGCGCGCGATCACCGAGGTCGACGCCGGACACGACCGCGTGCTCGCCGCGCGCGGCCGCGCAGGCGAGTGGCTCAACCGCGCCGACTCGCTCAACACCCAGATGGAAGACCGTTCGGTGGCCCTCAAGGCCGAGAAAGCCGGGCTCGAAGAGCTCGACATGATCCAGGGCCTGAGCGACCTCGAAAGCCAGCGCATTGGCTTTGAAGCCGCGATCAAGTCCTATGCCCAGGTGCAACGCCTGTCCCTGTTCTCTGCCATCGGATGA
- the flgK gene encoding flagellar hook-associated protein FlgK gives MSALNIGSRALSANLAALQVIGNNIANVNTPGYSRQNVLLQTSGYQQMGNGFFGKGMEIATVERSHNQYLTIEAQKAGSVAAADALRYARLQQLESAFPTGAAGLGAALNEMLNAWTDVSSSPGNLTARTVAIAKGEELASRLRNTAGQLDSLQKTTLAQAEGSVSTINALAKDLAKINGKISEIGGGGAHTPNDLLDQRDKILADLNKQVQTTSIQADDGTVSVFVAGSQPLVLGARANELAVGRDSTDTARLALSFVQGGVKTAVPESSLGGGELAGLMRFMNSDLVDVQNQLGRMALATAYTVNRQHQLGVDLQGNPGGNFFVPPAAAKGLPMVGNNGSAEVSATVADPTALVASDYELRFETGGMSVVRLSDGTSTPVTSLPAQVDGLTFNLDSGVGQPGDRILIRPYEAAARNLQVAIGSPDKLAAASPVMVTPGAGNSGGLSVESLYASSASANLTDPVTITFLADGSFTATGLGPGNPAPDNPGPPPSYNFKPGESITLNGWSLTLRGNPGTGDTFSIGAAPPGSVAQNAGNATGMLALRDMPTFDGVSLSDGYVTLFADIGTRVQGAEFAASFSANVATTAETARANVAGVNLDEEAARLLQFQQAYQASAKFLQIAQSTFDNLLQIVGR, from the coding sequence ATGTCTGCCCTGAACATCGGCTCTCGCGCCCTCAGTGCCAACCTGGCCGCCCTGCAGGTCATCGGCAACAACATCGCCAACGTCAACACGCCGGGCTACTCGCGGCAGAACGTGCTGCTGCAGACCTCCGGTTACCAGCAGATGGGCAATGGCTTCTTCGGCAAGGGCATGGAAATCGCCACCGTCGAACGCTCGCACAACCAATACCTCACGATCGAAGCGCAGAAGGCCGGCTCGGTGGCCGCGGCAGATGCGCTGCGCTACGCGCGCCTGCAGCAACTCGAAAGTGCCTTCCCCACGGGCGCGGCAGGCCTGGGTGCGGCGCTCAACGAAATGCTCAACGCCTGGACCGACGTGTCCTCCTCGCCCGGCAACCTCACCGCGCGCACGGTCGCCATCGCCAAGGGCGAAGAACTGGCCTCGCGCCTGCGCAACACGGCGGGGCAACTCGATTCGCTGCAAAAGACCACCTTGGCGCAGGCCGAGGGCTCGGTCAGCACCATCAACGCGCTGGCGAAAGACCTGGCCAAGATCAACGGCAAGATCTCGGAAATCGGCGGTGGCGGCGCGCACACGCCCAACGACCTGCTGGACCAGCGCGACAAGATCCTCGCCGACCTCAACAAGCAGGTGCAGACCACCAGCATCCAGGCCGACGACGGCACCGTGAGCGTGTTCGTGGCCGGCAGCCAGCCGCTGGTGCTGGGCGCGCGCGCGAACGAGCTGGCCGTGGGACGCGACAGCACCGACACCGCCCGCCTGGCCTTGTCCTTCGTGCAGGGCGGCGTGAAAACGGCCGTGCCCGAGAGCAGCCTGGGCGGCGGTGAACTCGCCGGCCTCATGCGCTTCATGAACAGCGATCTGGTCGACGTGCAGAACCAGCTCGGCCGCATGGCGCTGGCCACGGCCTACACCGTCAACCGCCAGCACCAGCTGGGCGTGGACCTGCAGGGCAACCCCGGGGGCAATTTCTTCGTGCCGCCCGCGGCCGCCAAGGGTTTGCCGATGGTAGGCAACAACGGCAGCGCCGAGGTGAGCGCCACGGTGGCCGACCCCACGGCGCTCGTGGCGTCCGACTACGAACTGCGCTTCGAGACCGGCGGCATGAGCGTGGTGCGCCTGTCCGACGGCACCAGCACACCGGTCACGTCCTTGCCGGCGCAGGTCGATGGGCTCACCTTCAACCTGGACAGCGGCGTGGGCCAGCCGGGCGACCGCATCCTGATCCGTCCCTACGAGGCCGCCGCGCGCAACCTGCAGGTGGCCATCGGTTCTCCCGACAAACTCGCCGCCGCAAGCCCGGTGATGGTCACGCCCGGCGCCGGCAACTCGGGCGGCCTGAGCGTGGAAAGCCTGTACGCCTCATCGGCATCCGCCAACCTCACCGACCCGGTCACCATCACCTTCCTGGCCGACGGCAGCTTCACCGCCACCGGCCTCGGCCCGGGCAATCCCGCGCCCGACAACCCGGGCCCGCCACCGAGCTACAACTTCAAACCCGGCGAATCCATCACCCTCAACGGCTGGAGCCTCACGCTGCGCGGCAACCCGGGCACGGGCGATACCTTCAGCATCGGCGCGGCGCCACCCGGCTCGGTGGCGCAGAACGCCGGCAACGCCACCGGCATGCTCGCCTTGCGCGACATGCCCACTTTCGACGGTGTGTCCTTGTCCGACGGCTACGTCACGTTGTTCGCCGACATCGGCACGCGCGTGCAGGGCGCGGAATTCGCGGCCAGCTTCTCGGCCAACGTCGCCACCACCGCCGAGACGGCGCGCGCGAACGTGGCCGGCGTCAACCTCGACGAAGAAGCCGCGCGCCTGCTGCAGTTCCAGCAGGCCTACCAGGCATCGGCCAAGTTTCTGCAGATCGCCCAGAGCACGTTCGACAACCTTCTTCAAATCGTCGGCCGCTGA
- the flgJ gene encoding flagellar assembly peptidoglycan hydrolase FlgJ has translation MNAPRLAPTGLAADPTALNALRLGAGKGGDDKAAIKEAAKQFESLFMRELIKSMREATQKSGLMDNEGSDLGSDLLDQQFAVQLSGLPGGLSEAIERQLGRQIAAAGNPSEARANAFVSGGDTSSTVGRASAGPRQAGFVEQHSQAAAAVARESGIPASFMIGQAGHETGWGRSEIRHADGSPSHNLFGIKATDSWKGKVAEITTTEYVNGEPRKVTAKFRAYDSYADSFRDYARLIGNSPRYDGVMDQLHSVQGFASGLQKAGYATDPQYAAKLSRAINTTLSLQRAQG, from the coding sequence ATGAACGCGCCCCGTCTCGCTCCCACCGGCCTGGCCGCCGACCCGACAGCGCTCAACGCGCTGCGCCTGGGCGCGGGCAAGGGCGGGGACGACAAAGCCGCGATCAAGGAAGCCGCCAAGCAGTTCGAATCGCTCTTCATGCGCGAGCTCATCAAGAGCATGCGCGAGGCCACGCAGAAGTCGGGCCTGATGGACAACGAGGGCAGCGACCTCGGGTCCGACCTGCTCGACCAGCAGTTCGCCGTGCAGCTCTCCGGCTTGCCGGGCGGTCTGTCCGAGGCCATCGAGCGCCAACTCGGCCGCCAGATCGCGGCCGCCGGCAACCCGTCCGAGGCCCGCGCCAACGCCTTCGTGAGCGGGGGCGATACCAGCAGCACCGTCGGCCGCGCCAGCGCCGGCCCGCGCCAGGCCGGCTTCGTCGAACAGCACAGCCAGGCGGCCGCCGCGGTGGCGCGCGAGTCCGGCATTCCGGCCAGCTTCATGATCGGCCAGGCCGGCCACGAAACCGGCTGGGGCCGCAGCGAAATCCGCCACGCCGACGGCTCGCCTTCGCACAACCTGTTCGGCATCAAGGCCACCGACAGCTGGAAGGGCAAGGTGGCCGAGATCACAACCACCGAGTACGTCAACGGCGAGCCGCGCAAGGTCACCGCCAAGTTCCGCGCCTACGACTCGTACGCCGACTCGTTCCGCGACTACGCGCGCCTCATCGGCAACAGCCCGCGCTACGACGGCGTGATGGACCAGCTGCATTCGGTGCAAGGCTTTGCCAGCGGCTTGCAAAAGGCCGGCTACGCCACCGACCCGCAATACGCCGCCAAGTTGAGCCGCGCGATCAACACCACCCTGAGCCTGCAGCGCGCACAGGGCTGA
- a CDS encoding flagellar basal body P-ring protein FlgI gives MTIDRFFRFLMVLCSVLACAAASAQAIRIKEIAAVQGVRSNQLTGYGLVVGLDGTGDQTTQMPYTSQSLNNYLQQLGLTLPPGTNMQLKNVAAVMVTAQLPAFAQPGQAIDVTVSSVGNAKSLRGGTLVTTPLKGADGQIYALAQGNLLVGGAGASAGGSKVQINHLSAGRVPGGAQVERAVATPFALGETIDLGLNSNDFQTASRVTDAINRVMGPGTASAMDGRVVRLRAPAHPSDRVSFLAKVEDIRLDAVIPTARVIINSRTGSIVMNQAVTLGACAVAHGNLSVSISSTPVISQPNPLSRGETVVAEKANIQISQDKGALIKLDTAPQLSEVVRVLNTLGATPQDLLAILQAIKASGALNAELEVI, from the coding sequence ATGACTATCGACCGCTTCTTTCGATTCTTGATGGTTTTGTGCAGCGTGCTGGCTTGCGCGGCGGCCTCGGCACAGGCCATCCGCATCAAGGAAATCGCGGCCGTGCAAGGCGTGCGCAGCAACCAGCTCACGGGTTATGGCCTGGTGGTGGGGCTGGACGGCACGGGTGATCAGACCACGCAGATGCCCTACACCTCGCAGAGCCTGAACAACTACCTGCAGCAACTCGGCCTCACGCTGCCCCCGGGCACGAACATGCAATTGAAGAACGTGGCGGCCGTGATGGTCACCGCGCAACTGCCGGCCTTTGCCCAGCCCGGTCAGGCCATCGACGTGACCGTGTCTTCCGTCGGCAATGCCAAGTCGCTGCGCGGCGGCACGCTCGTCACCACGCCGCTCAAGGGCGCGGACGGCCAGATCTACGCGCTCGCACAAGGCAACCTGCTGGTGGGAGGCGCGGGCGCATCGGCCGGTGGCAGCAAGGTGCAGATCAACCACCTGAGCGCCGGCCGCGTGCCCGGTGGTGCTCAGGTCGAACGCGCGGTGGCCACGCCGTTCGCGCTGGGCGAGACCATCGACCTAGGCTTGAATTCGAACGATTTCCAGACCGCCAGCCGCGTGACCGATGCGATCAACCGCGTGATGGGCCCGGGCACGGCCAGCGCCATGGACGGCCGTGTGGTGCGCCTGCGCGCGCCGGCCCATCCGAGCGATCGCGTGAGCTTCCTGGCCAAGGTGGAAGACATCCGCCTCGACGCCGTCATTCCCACCGCGCGCGTGATCATCAACTCGCGCACCGGATCCATCGTCATGAACCAGGCCGTCACCTTGGGTGCTTGCGCGGTCGCGCACGGCAACCTGTCGGTGAGCATCAGCTCCACGCCGGTCATCAGCCAACCCAATCCGCTCTCGCGCGGGGAGACCGTGGTGGCCGAAAAGGCCAACATCCAGATCAGCCAGGACAAGGGCGCGCTCATCAAGCTGGACACCGCGCCGCAACTCTCCGAGGTGGTGCGCGTGCTGAACACGCTGGGCGCGACGCCCCAGGACCTGCTGGCGATCCTGCAGGCCATCAAGGCATCGGGGGCGCTCAATGCCGAGCTGGAAGTGATCTGA